The segment GTGTTGGAAATGGTTCCCATGGAGGGTTGTGTCTGTGCCAGGGGTCGGCCGGTACATTGCTCGGGACTTCGCCCGGAGGAACGCCCGTGTGATCCTCGCCTGTCGCAGCGAGGAGCGAGGGCGGAGGGCCGAGCGGGAGATCCGACAGAGGACGGGCAACAGCAACGTCCACCTCCGCATCCTCGACACCAGCTGCATGAAGTCGGTGCGGGAGTTTGCCGAGCGGATCCAGCGGGAGGAGAGGCGGCTCGATATCCTCGTCAACAACGCAGGCGCAGCCGGTAATGAGacaggtcatagaaacatagaaaacaggtgcaggagtagtccattcagcccttcgagcctgcactgccatcagtacgatcatggctgatcatccaactcagaaccctgtacctgtcttctctccataccccgtgatccctttagccacaagggccttatctaactccctcttacatatagccaatgaactggcctcaactgtttcctgtggcagagaattccacagattcaccactctctctgtgaagaagtttttcctcatctcggtcctcaaaggcttcccctttatcctcgaaCTGTGACCcgtcgttctggacttccccaacatcgggaacaatcttcctacatgtagcctgtccaatccctttagaattttatacgtttcaatcagatcccccctcaatcttctaaattccagagagtataagcctagccgatccagtccttcatcatatgaaagtcctgccatcccaggaatcaatctggtgaaccttttttgtactccctctatggcaagagtgtctttcctcagatcagggaaccaaaactgtacacagtactccaggtgtggtctcaccaaggccttgtacaactgcagtagtacctcgctgctcctgtactcgaatcctcttgctatgaatgccagcataccattcgcctttttcaccgcctgctgtacctgcatgcccactttcaatgactggtgtataatgacacccaggtctcgttgcacctccccttttcctaatcagccaccattcagataataatctgttttcctgttcttgccaccaaagtggataacctcacatttatccacattaaattgcatctgccatgaatttgcccactcacctaacctatccaagttaccctgcatcctcttagcatcctcctcacagctaacactgccacccaacttcgtgtcatccgcaaacttggagatgctgcatttaattccctcgtctaagtcattaatatatattgtaaacaactggggtcccagcactgagccttgcggtaccccactagtcaccgcctgccattctgaaaaggtcccgtttattcccactctttgcttcctgtctgtcaaccaattctctatccacatcaataccatacccccaataccatgtgctttaagtttgcacactaatctcctgtgtgggaccttgtcaaaagccttttgaatatccaaatataccacatccactggttctcccctatccactctaccagttacatcctcaaaaaatgctgggaaattcgtcagacatgattttcctttcacaaatccatgctgactttgtccgatgatttcaccgctttccaaatgtgctgttatcacatctttgataactgactctagcattttccacaCCACCGGTGTCAGGAtaaccgatctataattccctggtttctctctccctccttttttaaaaggtaGGGTTAgattagccacccttcaatcctcaggaactagtccagaatctaaagagttttgaaaaattatcactaatgcatccactatttcttgtgctacttccttaggcactctgggatgcagaccatctggccctggggatttatctgccttcaatcccttcaattaacctaacaccacttccctactaacatgtatttccctcagttcctccatctcactagaccctcggtcccctactatttccggaggattatttatgtcctccttagtgaagacagaacaaaagtagttattcaactggtctgcccatgtccttgttccccatgatcaattcacctgtttctgactgtagggGACTTATATTTGTCTTAacgaatctttttcttttcacatatctataaaagcttttacagtcagtttttgtttcctgccagctttctctcataatcttttttccctttcctaattaagccctttgtcctcctctgttggagtctgaatttctcccagtcctcaggtgagccgctttttctggctaatttgtatgtttcttctttggaattgatactatccctaatttcccttgtcagccacgggtgcactaccttccctggtttattcttttgtcaaactgggatgaacaattgttgtagttcatccatgcaacctttaaatgcttgccattgcatatccaccgtcaatcctttaagtgtcatttgccagtctatcttagctaattcacgtctcataccttcaaagttacccttctttaagttcagaacctttgtttctgaattaactatgtcactctccatcttaatgaagaattccaccatattatggtcactcttacccaaagggcctcgcaCGAcgagattgctaactaacccttcgtcattgctcaatacccagtctagaatggcctgctctctagttggttcctcgatatgttggttcagaaaactatcccacattcattccaagaaatcctcttcctcagcacctttaccaatttggttcacccaatctatatgtagattgaagtcacccattataactgctgttcctttattgcacacatttctaatttcctgtttaacgccatccccaacctcactactactgttaggtggcctgtacacaactcccaccagcgttttctgacccttagtgttatgcagctctgcccatatcgattccacatcctcccggccaatgtccttcctttctattgcgttaatctcctctctaaccagcaatgttatcccacctccttttctttcaagtctatccctcctgaatattgaatatccctgaatgttgagctcccatccttggtcaccctggagccatgtctctgtgatcacaactatatcatattcattaataactatctgcacattcaattcatccaccttgttacgaatgctccttgcattgacacagaaagccttcaggctcgATTTTACaactcaacagtatccaaaacagtatatctgtttaggagggagatgacctcaggggactcctgcactatctgcctactgctacgctgtttagtggccacccattccctttctgcctgtgtagcctttacctgcggtgtggccaactcactgaaggtgctattcacgactttctcagcatcgcggatgctccagtatgaatccagtCGCAGCTCCAGCCGCTCAATGCgtctgccagaagctgcagctggacacatttcctgcacacatagtcgtcagggacactggaggtatccctgatttcccacatgctTCAGGAGGAACAAACCACGGGGCTGATCTCAGCTGTCATGACCTACCCAATACACTACAGCCTCGTCGACTtccttgcttcaaataaaataccgctgcagaccattctccttttaaaggaacttacccggccttccctcacttggagtgaagctcgtcctcagcctctgctcaccgaagcctctcgagccaaagcctccctactctgtctccctctactccatcgCCCGCTACAATGTTGCCCGCTCCGTcgaactgctctcttttaaatactcccgctgcTTCATGGACTGACTTTCACGTgcgaggagtgaggggaaaggggagggttgggagaggagagagggtggtggggtgggaggaCAGAGCAGGGAGTTTTATGGGAGGGTTGTAGAGTGTGCTGGAGAAGTGGATGAAggtgggcagggagagggagtCTCCAGGACAAGGGGCTCAgcatggagggaggggtggaccTGTATGAACTACACCCCAATTGCCCTCTGGGCAAATGCTCACCCTCCCTGAGACCAGCCttcttccccaccctccctctaccccctcctcctccccgatACCCACAccacacctcctcctcctcccacatctcactcctctccctccccccgcttTCTCCCTGACCCCGGGGGCACCTCCCCTGCCCTGCTCCTGGGACAGTCCATTGCCCTCCAGCCCTCTCACCGAGATGACTGGTTCCAGAACATTCTGataaagggtcccggcccaaaacgtcagctggtTGTTCCTccccatggacgctgcctggcctgctgagttcctgcagcattttgtgtgcgcttgCTCTGGATTCGTTATGAAATGTAGAGGAGGATGTACCCAACAATCTGCCTCCCCCCAGGTCTGCCGACTGCCATCACTCCCGAGGGCTTGGAGCTGACCTTCGCCACCAACTATCTGGGCCACTTCCTGCTGACCAACCTGCTGCTGGGTGAGTGTCCTGTGACTCCTGCCTCCCCCCCTCAGTCTCACCAACAACCCCCACACCCCCCAGAACAGACACATCCAGGGACAGAACACCCCCTCAGCAAAAACACCTCCCACCCTGGGCCTCTTCCTTCTGACCAGCCTGCTGCTGGGTGAGTGTCCTGTGACTCCTCCCTGCCCCCCTCAGTCTCAACAACAACCCCTACACCCCCCAGAACAGACACATCCAGGGACAGAACACCTCCTCAGCAAAAACACCTCCCACCCTGGGCCTCTTCCTTCTGACCAGCCTGCTGCCGGGTGAGGGACTCCCATCTGATGCCCCACCCCGGGGAGGGGAGTCGGCAGTGAGGGGGCATAAGCTCAGAGTGAGAAGGGGAGGGTGTAACAGTAACCTGGGGGTGGCCGGTGAGCATGAGCGGGACAGGGGAagcaatacacacagaatgctggagggagGAACTCGGCCGATAGGCAATGTCTGTTGAGGAGAATGGTCACACTTGTCCAGGGAAACGCTGGCCTGACATTGCTGGCCGTTCTGTTGCAAGGCTGCCTCTGATTTTTGGGTCCcatttctaagaaaagatgtgctgatattggagagggtccagagggggtttacgagaatgattctgggaatgaaagaccTAACACAAGACAAACTTTTGATGGCACTGGTCGGgtgctcgctggagtttagaagattgaggcaagaTCTCATCAAAACTTATACAATATAGAatttagaatggacatggagaggatgcttccaacagtgggagagtctaagaccagagggcacagcctcagaataaagggacatctatttagatgagaaggagaaggaatttctttagctggagaatggtgaatctgtggaattcattgccacagacggctgtggtggCTAAGACTTTGAGTGTATTTAGAATGGAAGTTGATATGGTCTTGActcgtcagggtgtcaaaggttacgggagaaggcatGGTACTGGGTGggaaaataatcagccatgatggaatagcagaacaaACCCGCTggatcgaatggcctaattctgctcctgtgtcttatggaccAGGTCTGCTGAAGAGGTCTCCAAGCAGCCGGATTGTAAACGTCTCCTCCAACATCCACAGGCGAGGGCAGGTGAAGCTGGGGCAACTGCGGGGCGAGGACCTGGAACAGACCCGCTTTGAAAAGCTGTACAGCAACAGCAAACTGATGAATGTCCTCTTCACCCTGGAACTCTCCAAGCAGCTACGGCACACAGGTTGGGGGCCAGCTCAGGGTACAGGATGGACAGGGGCAGGTTTTGCGTGGATCCAGGGAGAGGCTGGAATTTGGATTGGgtcgggggtgggaggggagggtcacAAATCTCTGCTGAATCTCTGACGTTTCACACAGTGCAGTGTAACAGACAACAGCACACATCGCAAAGATGTGCGGATTAATTGGCCGCTGGAAATTGCCCCCAGTGATTGGGGAGGGGGAGTGCGGAATCAATATTCATGGACAGCCGTTGGTTAATgctgaccagatgggctgaagggcccctgtgaatcaatttaaaataatttaaaattctCGCTGTCTGTGCAGAAACACAGCATGTCAGGCAAGTTCTGCAGAGAGAGGGATGGTCGCTATCCTTGACAGGTCCTCTCCTGTGTCCCTATTTAGAATTCTTACTCCTGAAGTTAAGCTGCTGAATTGTTAATGGCTGCAACACTCAGCCTGAACCACGGGTCCTATGAGATCAAACAGGCTCAGCTTAGGGCATTAGTCATCAACCTCCTACAACCTTTGATCCCTCTTCATGGAGATGAGACTAACTTTATTTTTCACAcgtatattgaaacatatagtgtaATGTGTCAATTGCCGAGTGCTGGGATGTGCTTCCAGTAACAACAGGAGATACCAACTACTCACAAACCAGAACACAATCTCTGCATTTTAATGGAATATGGAGCAAATTAAGCACGAGGAGGGTCCCCACCCGTTCACAGGGAGAAggaacaaactccttatagatagcGAATGGAAGTGAACCCAGATCGCAGGTGCTGAAATAATGTTACACAACCACTGAAATACAGTGACCCCTCTAACACCTCACCATTACACAACCACTGAAATACAGTGACCCCTCTAACTCCTCACCATTACACAACCACTGAAATACGGTGACCCCTCTAACACCTCACCATTACACAACCACTGAAATACGGTGACCCCTCTAACACCTCACCATTACACAACCACTGAAATACAGTGACCCCTCTAACTCCTCACCATTACACAACCACTGAAATACAGTGACCCCTCTAACCCCTCAACGTTACACAACCACTGAAATACGGTGACCCCTCTAACACCTCACCATTACACAACCACTGAAATACGGTGACCCCTCTAACTCCTCACCATTACACAACCACTGAAATACGGTGACCCCTCTAACACCTCACCATTACACAACCACTGAAATACGGTGACCCCTCTAACACCTCAATGTTACACAACCACTGAAATACGGTGACCCCTCTAACACCTCACCATTACACAACCACTGAAATACGGTGACCCCTCTAACTCTTCACCATTACACAACCACTGAAATACGGTGACCCCGCTAACCCCTCACCATTACACAACCACTGAAATACGGTGACCCCTCTAACCCCTCAACGTTACACAACCACTGAAATACAGTGACCCCTCTAACCCCTCACCATTACACAACCACTGAAATACAGTGACCCCTCTAACACCTCACCATTACACAACCACTGAAATACGGTGACCCCTCTAACCCCTCACCATTACACAACCACTGAAATACGGTGACCCCTCTAACACCTCACCATTACACAACCACTGAAATACGGTGACCCCTCTAACACCTCACCATTACACAACCACTGAAATACGGTGACCCCTCTAACACCTCACCATTACACAATCACTGAAATACGGTGACCCCGCTAACCCCTCACCATTACACAACCACTGAAATACGGTGACCCCTCTAACACCTCACCATTACACAACCACTGAAATACGGTGACCCCTCTAACACCTCACCATTACACAACCACTGAAATACGGTGACCCCTCTAACACCTCACCATTACACAACCACTGAAATACGGTGACCCCTCTAACACCTCACCATTACACAATCACTGAAATACGGTGACCCCTCTAACACCTCACCATTACACAACCACTGAAATACGGTGACCCCTCTAACACCTCACCATTACACAACCACTGAAATACGGTGACCCCTCTAACACCTCACCATTACACAACCACTGAAATACGGTGACCCCTCTAACACCTCACCATTACACAACCACTGAAATACGGTGACCCCTCTAACCCCTCACCATTACACAACCACTGACATACGGTGACCCCTCTAACACCTCACCATTACACAACCACTGAAATACGGTGACCCCTCTAGCACCTCACCATTACACAACCACTGAAATACGGTGACCCCTCTAACACCTCACCATTACACAACCACTGAAATACGGTGACCCCGCTAACCCCTCACCATTACACAACCACTGAAATACGGTGACCCCTCTAACACCTCACCATTACACAACCACTGAAATACGGTGACCCCTCTAACACCTCACCATTACACAACCACTGAAATATGGTGACCCCTCTAACACCTCACCATTACACAATCACTGAAATACGGTGACCCCTCTGACACCTCACCATTACACAATCACTGAAATACGGTGACCCCTCTAACACCTCACCATTACACAACCACTGAAATACGGTGACCCCTCTGACACCTCACCATTACACAACCACTGAAATACGGTGACCCCTCTAACCCCTCACCATTACACAACCACTGAAATACGGTGACCCCTCTGACACCTCACCATTACACAACCACTGAAATACGGTGACCCCTCTAACACCTCAATGTTACAGAAACACTGAAATACGGTGACCCCTCTAACCCCTCACCATTACACAACCACTGAAATACGGTGACCCCTCTAACACCTCAATGTTACACAACCACTGAAATACGGTGACCCTTCTTCCTCTTCACCATTACACAACCACTGAAATACGGTGACCCCTCTAACACCTCAATGTTACACAACCACTGAAATACGGTGACCCTTCTTCCTCTTCACCATTAAAAAACCACTGAAATACGGTGACCCATCTAACACCTCACCATTACACAAACACTGAAATACAGTGACCCCTCTAACACCTCACCATTACACAACCACTGAAATACGGTGACCCCTCTAACACCTCACCATTACACAAACACTGAAATACGGTGCCCCCTCTAACTCTTCACCATTACAAAAACACTAAAATACGGTATCCCCTCTAACTCCTCACTATTACAAAAATACTGAAATACATGCCCCCTCTAACACCTCACCGTTACGCAAACCAGGCATCATTTTAAGCTGATTGTTGGAAAAGTATCGGGGGTTGAGggcaaaaggtgaaaagtttgaggGAGACGCAGGGAAACATCATCACGTAGAGGATCATGagcgtgtggaacaagctgtcagcacgtggtgcacgtgagcttgatttcaacgtttaagtgaAGTCTGAATAGctgcatggatggtaggggtgtggaaggctatggtcccagcAGGTCATTGGGAGTCAGCAGCTAAAATGGTTTGAAATGAACTGggtgtgccaaacttttaaccaaatctaagatcaatctaacccttctgtcccacatcaccctccattttctatcacccatgtgccgaTCGAAGAGCCTTTTGAATGTCCTCCTCTGTCCGCCttcaccaccactcctggcagatTATTCTATACACCCCCTGTCTGTGGAAAGAACCTACATTTGACATCCCCCGCCCCCGCAATACTttcctgcaatcaccttaaaatgatgcctggATGTGTCAGTCAGTTCCACCTGGAGGGAAAGTCTATGGATGTCCACTTGATCTTTACCTCTTATCAcattgtacacctctaccaagtcacccTGCTGGTTCTGTGCCGGGTGACTCCGATGGTGGTAGACTGACTGGTCGAAGCAGAGTTTTGGAACAATCTGGATGAATCTAACGTTGGTAGTCAGATTGACTGAGACCCTGACAGAGAGAGCTTTGGAACAATCCTGTGTTTGATTTTGAATCAAGGTGTGACTGTGAATGTGGTCAATCCCGGGGTGGTGATGACAGAGATACTGAGGTACTACGGTCTACACTTCAGGATCATCTTCAACCTGATTGGATTCTTCTTCTTCAAGGTGAGAGATGTCTTgtagaaatgtttaaaaatatGAGAGGCACTGATAAGGGGAACATTAACAGTCTTTCCCACAagttgggggagtccagtactagagggcagaggttaagggtgaggggagaatgATTTAAAAGGAACCCAAGGGGCAACTTTTCTTTGCAAAGATTGGCATGTATATaaaagaagctgccagaggaagtggttgaggcaggtttgttCGTGatttgccatgtcatatgatatgAGCAAtcaggtctttccatgaccaagattgttcttggtaaatttctctacagaagtggtttgccattgcttctgggcagtgtctttacaagacagatggCCCCAGCCGTTAACGATACGCTTCAGAGGTTGACTAGCATCCGTggctgcataaccaggacttgtgatatgcaccagctgctcccatggctttacgtggccctgatcaggggctgggaaggtgctacaccttgcccaagggtgacctgcaggcagcagaggaaaggagagccttacacctcctttggtagagatgtgtctccaccccaccacccaggtggagagacaggtacaatagtattaataagcacttggataggtacatagaggggAGAGCCTTAGAGAGATGTGGGCTGACCGCAGGAAATTGGGAGAAATTGGGTCTAGCTAGGTGGTCACCGTGATCtatattgactagatgggccgaagagcctgtttctgtgttgatcTATATCTCTGCTGCTTGATTGTCTCCTCCTCCAGCCCCTGCATCCCCACCTCCCTGTCCTCCCCCAATCCCTGCTTTCTATGCCTAGCCCCCCTGGCCTAATAAGCCATTGGTCAGCTCACATTTGGAGtacagtgagcagttttgggtcccttatcgaagaaaaatgtgctggtattggagaagatccagaggaggttcataaggatgattccaggaatagaacagagatgagagtgaatttctttagccagaggatggtgaatctgtggaattaattaccATGGTTAGCTGTGGAAGCAAAGTCATTGGATGTAACTGTAGcggaggtttataggttcttgattagtcagggcatcaaaggttacggggagaagacaggagaatgggattgagagggatggtaaatcggccatgatggaatggtggagcagactcaatgggctgaatggcctcattctgctctgtCTTATGTTCTGAAGGGGTAGTGGTGGATGCAGTGGGTCCTGGATTTCCActaactgtgtctgtgtgtggcagTCTGCAGAGAAGGGAGCCGTCAGCTCCATCTATTGCGCCCTGTCCAAGGAGATGGAGGAGGTCAGCGGCAAGTATATCGACAGCgactgctccctctccctccccagccCCACCGCACAGGATGCAGCCTTGGCCAGGAAACTCTGGGAAGCCAGCGCCACACTGACCGGCCTCAGTGAGGATGGTACGGGAGAGACACACTAACGGGAGACCATGTAGTGCTCAGAGCCACACGACGAGGAGGGCAATATGTCTTCCAACACcccgccccaccccaccccacctgacCTTCCTCATAGTCCCCATTccaccatccctccccgtcctgccTGTCCACatccccccaccctctccaaaacTTTCCGATCTTCACCCTCACCCTTTCCAAACCTTCCCCATcttcacctccacccctcccttcccctcccctcccctcccctccctcccttcccctccctcccttccccttccctccctcccctcccctcccttcccccctcccctcccctcacttccctccctcccctcccctcacttcccccctcccctcacttccccccctcccctcacttcccccctcccttccccttccctccccttccctcccctccccttccctcccctccccttccctcccctcctcttccctcccttccccttccctcccttccatcccttccctccctcccttccctccctccccttcctcccttccctccctcccctccctttccctccctcccttcccctcccttcccctccctccccttccctcccttcccctccctccccttccctcccttccccccccttccttccccttccctccctcccctcccctcccctcccttcccctcccgtcccctcccctcccctcccctcccttcccttccctcccctcccttcccttccctcccctcattCTGTGGGTCTGTGAAAATAaagaaagatgagctttatttctcAGGTGTAGGTCAAAACAcgaagtgaaatgcatcatttgtgtccaTTACCAGCAGAGtctgggacagcctgcaagtgtcacatgTCCTCAACTCACTAAACCGAACCGTATGTCTTCAAATTtcacagtaaaaattattatcagagtacatacagtatatgtcaccacatacaaccctgagattcttcctGTGCAGGcctgctcagcaaatctatagaatactaattgtaaacaggatcaataaaagagcaAGAGCACAGATGAcaaaaaactgcaaatgcaaatgaaTAGCGATAAATAAtgagagtatgaaataacaagacaaagagtcctcatagtgagatcattggttgcagGAACctctcaatagatgagtgcagTTGACTCGgcagattctggcagttttggcagttccTCTGTGCAATCAGGTCAATcg is part of the Mobula birostris isolate sMobBir1 chromosome 4, sMobBir1.hap1, whole genome shotgun sequence genome and harbors:
- the LOC140196904 gene encoding retinol dehydrogenase 11-like, translated to MDRLQLSSIISVLSSLTSHPLWFVASILLYLVVRLQSKSCWRPRDCPVDLNGKTAIVTGSNTGVGRYIARDFARRNARVILACRSEERGRRAEREIRQRTGNSNVHLRILDTSCMKSVREFAERIQREERRLDILVNNAGAAGLPTAITPEGLELTFATNYLGHFLLTNLLLGLLKRSPSSRIVNVSSNIHRRGQVKLGQLRGEDLEQTRFEKLYSNSKLMNVLFTLELSKQLRHTGVTVNVVNPGVVMTEILRYYGLHFRIIFNLIGFFFFKSAEKGAVSSIYCALSKEMEEVSGKYIDSDCSLSLPSPTAQDAALARKLWEASATLTGLSEDGTGETH